GATAGCGGCAAGGATGCCAACGCAGATGCCGACCAGAATGGGTGGGATGACTGAGATATACAGGCCGGATGTGCGGAACCGGACCTTGAGTGGCAGCGCGTGAATCCAGTTGCGTTGGCGGCGAGGCGCAGGTGCACCCCCTGATTTCTTGGATTTCCTGATAGCGTTCAGGCTTTCGATGAACATCAGGCCACCGACGACACCCAGGAAGACCACGTAGCAAAGCTTGACCAGAAGATCGACCTGGCCTTGCGCCTTGAGGTAGTTAAAGACCAAGACACCCAGTGCCGCCCCGACCAGGCCACCGGCTTGCAGCACCAGGCCCATCTTGATATCGACCGTTTGCCTTCGAAAGTGGGCCAGGACGCCCGAAAACGAGGACGCCACGATCTGATTCGCCTCGGTGGCGACCGCAACGGCGGGTGGTATGCCAATAAAGAAAAGCAGCGGGGTCATTAAAAAACCGCCGCCAACCCCGAACATACCTGACAATATTCCGACCAAGCCACCTAAACCTAGCAAAAGGAAGGCGTTGACCGAGACTTCGGCGATAGGAAGATAAATCTGCATAATCTTTGTTAGACCGGGCGCATGGTTGAAATCAACCACCGATGCCGCTGCGCAGCAAATAGGACTGGGGAGAATGGAAAACTGGACTTACGCAGAAGGCAGGTTTTCCGATCGGTGGTCTCCCGCGTCTGCAGAGTGTACCGGCAAAGCCGGTAAACCCTGATCAGACTTGGGCATCGCCCAGATGCCAAGTGACGGGCGGGAGCTCCTGTTGACAATACACCGCCTGACGTGATGTCGGGCGGTGTGGAAGTTTGGACGACTTGGGCGGGCTTCAGCGTTCCTTTACGTAGGGCTCACCGCCGGCCTTTGGGGGGATGGCCTTACCGACAAAACCGGCCAGGATCACCACAGTTAGGATATAGGGAAGTGCATCCATCATTTGGACCGGGATGGTAATGCCACCCAGCTCAATATTCTGGAACCGCAAGGCGACGGCTTGCAGCAGGCCAAACAACAGGCAGGCGCCCATAGCGTGCCAGGGTCGCCACTTGGCAAAGATCAAGGCTGCGAGAGCGATATAGCCACGGCCTGCCGTCATGTCTTTGACAAAACCGGCCTGAAGCGATGTGGCAAGGTAGGCGCCTGCAATGCCACAAAGCAGCCCACAGATCCCCACGGCAGCGAACCGCAGGCCAACCACCGAAATACCAGCCGTATCCACAGCTTCGGGGTTTTCACCGACGGCGCGCAGGCGCAGACCGAACCGGGTGCGATAGAGCAGCCACCAAGAGGCGGGCACGGCTGCAAAGGCCACGTAAACTAGGATCGAATGCCCGGACAGCAGCTCGGCGTAGATTGGCCCAATCACCGGCACGCCGGCTATGGCCTCGGCAAAAGGAAAGGTGATGGGGCCAAAGCGGCCTTCGGTCAGCAAGGATGGCGTGCGCCCACCTTGCTGGAACCACCTTTGGGCAATCACTACCGTAAAGCCCTGAGCCAGCATGGTAACCGCCAGCCCGGAAATCAATTGGTTGCCACGAAAGGTAATCGAGGCCAACCCGTGCAGGGCGCTCAGCGACAGCGAGGCCGCGACCCCGGACAAAAGACCCAACCAGACGTTTCCGGTAACCGCAGCAACCGCGGCCGAGAAGAAGGCGGCGGCCAGCATCTTGCCCTCCAGGCCGATGTCGAAAATGCCTGCCCGTTCCGAAAACAGGCCAGCGAGACAGGCCAGAAGCAGCGGAGTGGCCAGACGCACTGTGCTGTCCAGGACTTGAATGAGTGTCAGGAAATCCATCAGGCTTTTCCCTTCCGAAGTGCGATAAAGATTTTTTCAAGCGGCATCCGGACCATGTTGTCCAGTGCGCCGGTGAACAAGATAACCAGCGCCTGGATCACGACGATCATTTCGCGGGGGATCTTGGTCCACAGGGCAAGTTCAGCACCACCCTGGTAGAGAAATCCAAACAGGATCGCGGCAAGAAAGACACCAAAGGGATGAGAACGTCCCATCAGCGCCACTGCGATACCAATAAAGCCTGCACCCTCGGTCGAGTTCAGCACCAGACGTTCGGCTTCACCCATGACGTTGTTGGTGGCCATCATACCAGCCAGCGCCCCTGAGAGCAGCATGGCGATCATGGTGATCTTGAAGGGCGAGATCCCGGCATAGAGCGCGCCTTGCTCGGATTTGCCATAGGCACGGATCTCGTATCCCAGTTTGGTACGCCAGATCAGCAGCCAGACAAAGACACAGGCGGCGAGCGCCACCAGAAAACTGACGTTGGCCGGGGCGGCCTTGGAAAACTCAATTCCAAGGGGCGCCAACAGATCGTGCAGGGTGGGCAGGTGTACGGCTTCCGGGAAACGTGCGGTTGCCGGGTCCATGGATCCCGCGGGGCGCAGCAAGTTGACCAGCACATAGTTCAGCACCGCTGCGGCGATAAAGTTGAACATGATGGTGGTGATCACGATGTGGCTGCCGCGTTTGGCTTGCAAATAGGCAGGAATAGCAGCCCAGGCCGCGCCAAAGATGGCCGCGCCAATCGCGCCACCGGCTAGGGCCATCGACCAGTGTGGCCACGGAATGTAGAGACAAACAAGCGCTGCTCCCAAGCCCCCCAACATCGCCTGACCTTCGCCACCAATGTTAAACATACGGGCGTGAAAGGCGACTGAAACAGCCAGGCCAGTAAACAGGAAGTTGGTGGCATAATAGAGCGTATAGCCCCAGCCATAGGTCGACCCTAAGGCGCCATCGATCATCAGTTTGACGGCTTCAACAGGGTTCTCGCCAATCGCAAGGATCACCAGGGCGGAGATAACAGCGGCCAACAGCAAGCTGATCACCGGGATCAGCACCACATCGGCCCATTTGGGCATCTTTTCCATCTTATGCGGCCTCCCCGGCGACACCGGCCATCAACAGGCCAAGTTCTTTTTCGTCAGTCTCATGCGGAAGGCGTTCGCCCATGATGTGACCATCAAACATCACCGCCACACGGTCGGCCAGTGACAGGATCTCTTCGAGTTCAACCGAGACAAGCAGGATGGCTTTGCCCTGATCACGCAGCTCGACGATTTGTTTGTGAATGAATTCGATGGCGCCAATGTCGACACCGCGCGTGGGTTGGCCGATCAGCAGCAATTCCGGATTACGCTCGATCTCGCGGGCCACAACAATCTTTTGCTGGTTGCCGCCTGAGAAGTTCTTGGCCGCAAGCCAGGGATCTGGGGGGCGTACGTCGAACTTTTCCATCTTTGCTTCGGTATCGGCGCGCAGGGCGGCGTTGTTCATCAACATGCCAGATTGATAGATCGGGTCACGGTGATAGCCGAAAGCGACGTTTTCCCAAGCGTGGAAGTCCATGATCAGGCCTTCACGCTGGCGGTCTTCGGGGACATGGGCAATATGGGCACGACGGCGGGCCTGACCGTGTGATCCGGGGCCAGAAAGCGGCAATTCGGCACCCTGCATTCGGATCGAGCCAGTGCCGCTACGCATGCCACCCAGTACCTCGAGAAGTTCCGACTGGCCGTTACCGGCAACGCCGGCAATACCCAGAATTTCGCCTGCGCGGACTTGTAAGTTGATGCCTTTGACCCGTTCAACGCCGTCCTCATCACGCACCGACAGGTTTTCGATCTCGAGCACGGGTGCGCCCGGCTTTGCCGGAGTTTTATCCACTTGCAACAAGACCTTGCGACCTACCATCAGTTCGGCAAGATGGGCTGGATTGGTTTCAGAGGTCTTGACTGTTGCCGTCATCTGGCCGCGGCGCATAACGGATACGGTGTCGGTGGTCTCCATGATTTCGCGCAGCTTGTGGGTGATCAGGATGATGGTTTTACCTTCTTCGCGCAGGCGGTGAAGAATGCGAAACAGCTGATCGGCCTCGGCTGGCGTCAACACCCCGGTGGGCTCGTCCAGAATCAGGATGTCGGCTTGACGGTATAGCGCCTTGAGGATTTCGACCCGCTGTTGTTTGCCAACACCGATTTCATCGATGCGGGCGTCAGGGTCGACGTTCAACTCATATTCGGCGGCCAGTTGTTTCAGAATGCGGCGGGCCTTGGCCAGTGAGGGTTTCAGCAGCCCTCCGTCCTCGGCTCCGAGAATGATGTTTTCCAGTACGGTGAAGTTTTCCACCAGTTTGAAATGCTGAAATACCATACCGATGCCAGCAGAAATAGCGGCCTGACTGTCGGGGATCACGGTGTTTTTGCCGTTAATCCAGATCTCACCCTTATCGGCCTTATAAAATCCATACAGGATGCTCATCAGGGTCGATTTGCCAGCGCCGTTTTCACCGATAATACCATGGATGGTACCTGGTGCTACGCTGATCGAGATGTCCTTGTTGGCCTGAACCGGGCCAAAGGCCTTGGAAATGCCTTTTAGTTCAATGGCAGGGGATATGGTCATTCACCAGTTCCTGTTCCGACAGATTTCACGTTCTGCGCGCTGGTGATGCCTTTGGACAGGTCCGCGATGTCATTGGCGGTACTGAAAAATGGATGGCATGCTCGCGCTGCTAGGGAAAAAAGGGCCGCGCATAGCTGCGCGGCCCTTATTAATGTATTGCTACAAGGCTTAGAAGTTCAGAGCCGGGCAGCTGTCGTCGGACATGTAGTTGTGCACTGACAGTTCGCCAGAAGCGATTTTTGCTGATGCAGCATCCACTGCGGCCTGCATGTCTGCACTGACCAGCGCGGCATTGTTGTCGTCCATCGCATAGCCGACGCCACCATTGGCGACACCCATGTGTACGTTGCCGCTTTCCAGATCTTCACCCTGTGAAAAGGCATCAAAGACTGCGTTGTCCACACGCTTCAGCATTGAGGTCAGAACTTTGCCTGGGTGCAGGTGGTTCTGGTTGCTGTCGACGCCGATGGACAGGATGCCTTCGTCAGCTGCAGTCTGCAGAACGCCAACACCAGTACCGCCAGCAGCTGCATAAACAACGTCAGCACCCTGGCTGATCTGTGCCTTGGTCAGCTCTGAGCCTTTAACCGGATCGTTCCATGCCGCCGGAGTGGTGCCGGTCATGTTGGCAATGATCTTGGCATCGGGATTGGCCGCCATGACGCCCTGGGCATAGCCACAGGCGAATTTGCGGATCAGTGGGATATCCATGCCACCGATGAAGCCTACGGTGCCAGACTTGGACGCCTGAGCGGCCATCATGCCAACCAGATACGATCCTTCGTGCTCCTGAAAGCCGATGCCGCGGACGTTGGGCATGTCCAGCCAGTCAACGTCGATGACGGCGAACTTGGTGTCTGGGTAATCCGGTGCGACCTGGCTTAGGGCGTCAGAGAAGGCAAAGCCAGCCATGACGATTGGGTTAGATCCAGCTTCAGCGAAACGACGCAGTGCCTGCTCGCGCTGAGCTTCGGACTGCAGTTCAACTTCGCGGAATGTGCCACCCGTTTCTTCAGCCCAACGGGTCGCACCGGCAAAGGCAGCTTCGTTGAAGCTTTTGTCGAATTTGCCGCCAAGGTCAAAAATGATGGCAGGATCAGCCAGCGACGCGCCAGCGGTCAGGGCGATCGTTGCGGCCGCTCCCATCAGAGATTTCATCAGAGTCATGTGGGTACTCCCGGTTGTTTTTTTGTTTGGGGTGACTTTGTTGTATCAGCCACCCGATCAGAGACGTATCTCAAAAGGTGCAATGATTAAGGCCGCAGCCCGGCCAAGGGGTCAACCGCTTTTTGACCATTTGGTGTGATTTCGGGGTGTTGGTTCAATATCAAAGGCTATTTATGCGCTGACAAGGCCTGTCGCATGAGTATGGCATCCACCGCCGGGCCATTTTGGCGGCGATAATAGCCGGGGCGATTCCCACAAATAGTGAAGTCACATGTTTTATACAGATCACAGGCCGGGGTGTTGTCGGCAGCCACCTCCAAAAACGCGGTTTCTGCACCCCGCTGGGCGGCTATGTCCCGCCAGGCAGTCATCACTGCACGGGCCAGACCCTGACGCTGGTGGTCCGGGTGGGTCGCAATGGTCAGCAACTCGGCCTCATCGACAACAACCCGCACCATGGCAAAGCACTGCGCGTCACCCACGACAAAGGTCAAATGGCTGTCCAGCAACGCGGTGAATTCTGCTGCGGTCCAGGGCCGGGATTGGGTGAAGGCGGCCGCATGGGTGGCTGCCATGGCAATTGGCGACAGTGGGTTAGCCATCGATCAACGCAGGGGGGACATCGCGAGAAGGGGCCGCGTCGGCGGCGCGTAAATACAGTGGCGCCGGCGGTGGCAAGGTGTTGTCATTGAACCGCAGCGCTGCGCAGCGCGCAATGGCTTCGGCAAGGTCTGCGGGCGTTGCCTCAGGCGCAAAGGTCAGCCCGGCACTGCGGGCGGCTTCGGCGGCCTCTTGGGCAGGCATCAGACGCGGTGCTTGGTCAAGAAGTGCTGCGTAGACCTGCTCGCGCGGGGCCGGGATTGCAACCAGCGCTCCGTCAGCTGCGCGGGCCTCAAATCCGGTGACGCCGACGGCGGGTATGTCTAGCCCCAGCGCCAGCCCGCGTGCGGCCGAGACGCCGATGCGGATGCCTGTGAAATTGCCCGGACCTACGCCAACGCCAATCGCCGACAAGTCTGCCCAGGCGGCACCGCCTTCGGATAAAACCTCTTCGAGCAGGACCATCAGCCGTTCGGCCTGACCGCGGGTCATTAGTTCTAACCGCTCTGCAACAATCGTATCGCCACGCAGCAAGGCGGCCGCGCAATGCGCGGCCGAGGTATCAAATCCCAATACTAGTGGCTCAGACGACACGGTTGCTCCTTTTGCGCCGATCATACGGCGACGGGCCGAACCTCGGTCACTTCGGGGATATAGTGACGCAGCAGGTTCTCGATGCCCATCTTCAGGGTCAGCGTCGAGGAGGGGCAGCCCGCGCAGGCGCCTTGCATGTGCAGGTAAACCACACCGCGTTCAAAGCCGTGAAATGTGATGTCGCCGCCATCTTGGGCCACTGCGGGGCGCACCCGGCTGTCAAGCAGCTCTTTGATCTGATCAACGATCTCAGAATCTTCACCGGTATGCTCGGCGTGGCCCGAGGCTGGCGCGGCGCCGTCATCTGCCATGACTGGCTGGCCGGATTGGTAATGCTCCATCACTGCGCCTAAAATGGCGGGTTTGATGTGATCCCATTCGATCGTCTCAGCCTTGGTCACCGTGACAAAGTCATTGCCAAAGAAGACACCAGTCACGCCGTTTACCGCAAAGATGCGCGTGGCCAGTGGCGATTTGCCAGCTGTATCGGGTGTGGGGAAGTCGGCGGTGCCAACCTCAAGCACGGCCTGACCCGGAAGGAATTTCAGCGTCGCCGGGTTGGGCGTTGATTCAGTCTGAATGAACATAACGGGTCTCCAAAAGCCATGACGAGGATATGCGCTCCGTGCCTGTGTAAGTCAAGGATTAGAACGATTCTAATATTCGACTTGATGCGAGCTGCACATCAAGTTCAAGTCCGCTATCAGGTGATCGCTTCGAGTTTTTCTTTGGAAAGATCACCTGGCACGATGGTAATTGGGATTGGCAAGCTGCCCGAAGACCGGCTGAGTTGACTGACCAGAGGGCCGGGGCCTTTGCGGTCGTTCCCCGCCCCAAGCACCAAGACTCCGATGTCCGGATTGGCGCCGATATGGTCGATAATCTCTTGCTGGGGTTCGCCTTCGCGGATCACCAAAACAGGGTCGACGCCCTGACGGTCGCGCATCCATTTGGCAAAAACTTCAAAATGCGCATGGATGCGTTCGCGGGCTTCCTCACGGATCATCTCGCCAACGCCGATCCAGTGATTGAACTCGTCTGGCGGAATGATCGACAGGATTTCAACACCCGCATCTGTATGTGCTGCGCGCATGGCAGCAAAGCGCATGGCGTTCAGGCATTCGCGGCTGTCATCCAGCACGACTAGAAATTTGCGCATATCGGTCCTCCACAATCTTGCTCAATCTGCCCGAGGGTCCCGCCGCTGTCCATCAGATTCCTCAGCGGCCAAGCGGTGGATGTGTGTGGCATAGAGTGTAAGGACGAATGCAAGGATGAGCAGGCGAAACACATGGGCTGCCGCAACAAAGCTGGGATCAGCCCCCATTGCGGCCGCCACAATGACCATCGTCTCCAGTCCGCCGGGTGCAAACCCAAGCAGAACATCCATAACGGGTAGCCCCGAAATCTGGGCGGCAGGAACTGCAAACAGAGCCGCCAGACCGGAGGTCAGGACAACAATTGCCAGACCGGCTAACAGACTGTGACTCAAATCATGCCAAGACATGCCACTGAACCGGGTGCCGATCAGGCTGCCCATCAAGACCAATGCGCCCTGTGCCAGCCAATCCGGAAGTGTCCCGGTGGTCATAGAGGACAGGTGGGTACTTGCAGCCACCAAAATACCGGCAAGCAATGTTGGGGCCGGCAGTTTTAGCCAGTGCAGAATGGGAGACAGGGCCAAGGCCGCCACAATTTGCAGCAAAAGCCAGGCCCAGGATGTGGACACATAGCCGCGTGGCAGGCCTGCTCCGATGTCCATTCCAACCGCTTGTGCCGCCAAAGGCACCACTAGGGTTAATGCCATAAGGCGGATCGATGCCAGAACCACTGGTCTCGTCAAGGACAGGGATAAACTGTCCGCCAGTGCAATAACCAGAGACAAATGCCCCGGAGCAGAGCCCAGAAAGGCCTCATCGCGGTCAAATGTCAAAATGCGTGGAAGCAGCCAACGGCCAATCCATGGCGTTATCAGTGTCAAAATGGCCAGCAGGAAAAAGGCAATGGGCCATCGCATCATGGCCTGAATGCTGTCCGGACCTATCATCGAGCCAATGCTGAGCCCGACCAGTAGAAACCCTGCGTTCCGAAATCCTGCTGCAATGGCAGTCTGAACGCCGCACAGCCCTGCAATAGCAACGGCGACGGCTGGGCCAGCCAGCAAACCCATTGGCATGTTGAAAACCAGTGCCACCAAAGCGCCAATCCCCCCGATAACCAGGGTGATGGCGCTCTGGCGGGGGTCAGCCATTTGACTGT
This portion of the Parasedimentitalea marina genome encodes:
- a CDS encoding sulfite exporter TauE/SafE family protein, encoding MQIYLPIAEVSVNAFLLLGLGGLVGILSGMFGVGGGFLMTPLLFFIGIPPAVAVATEANQIVASSFSGVLAHFRRQTVDIKMGLVLQAGGLVGAALGVLVFNYLKAQGQVDLLVKLCYVVFLGVVGGLMFIESLNAIRKSKKSGGAPAPRRQRNWIHALPLKVRFRTSGLYISVIPPILVGICVGILAAIMGVGGGFIMVPAMIYILGMPTKVVIGTSLFQIITVTAFTTMLHATTNYTVDIVLAVLLLIGGVIGAQIGTRIGVYMKAEQLRILLALMVLIVCGKLALDLLLTPSEIFSLGAGGGH
- a CDS encoding universal stress protein, translated to MRKFLVVLDDSRECLNAMRFAAMRAAHTDAGVEILSIIPPDEFNHWIGVGEMIREEARERIHAHFEVFAKWMRDRQGVDPVLVIREGEPQQEIIDHIGANPDIGVLVLGAGNDRKGPGPLVSQLSRSSGSLPIPITIVPGDLSKEKLEAIT
- a CDS encoding GNAT family N-acetyltransferase, which translates into the protein MANPLSPIAMAATHAAAFTQSRPWTAAEFTALLDSHLTFVVGDAQCFAMVRVVVDEAELLTIATHPDHQRQGLARAVMTAWRDIAAQRGAETAFLEVAADNTPACDLYKTCDFTICGNRPGYYRRQNGPAVDAILMRQALSAHK
- a CDS encoding NifU family protein — encoded protein: MFIQTESTPNPATLKFLPGQAVLEVGTADFPTPDTAGKSPLATRIFAVNGVTGVFFGNDFVTVTKAETIEWDHIKPAILGAVMEHYQSGQPVMADDGAAPASGHAEHTGEDSEIVDQIKELLDSRVRPAVAQDGGDITFHGFERGVVYLHMQGACAGCPSSTLTLKMGIENLLRHYIPEVTEVRPVAV
- a CDS encoding ABC transporter ATP-binding protein; translated protein: MTISPAIELKGISKAFGPVQANKDISISVAPGTIHGIIGENGAGKSTLMSILYGFYKADKGEIWINGKNTVIPDSQAAISAGIGMVFQHFKLVENFTVLENIILGAEDGGLLKPSLAKARRILKQLAAEYELNVDPDARIDEIGVGKQQRVEILKALYRQADILILDEPTGVLTPAEADQLFRILHRLREEGKTIILITHKLREIMETTDTVSVMRRGQMTATVKTSETNPAHLAELMVGRKVLLQVDKTPAKPGAPVLEIENLSVRDEDGVERVKGINLQVRAGEILGIAGVAGNGQSELLEVLGGMRSGTGSIRMQGAELPLSGPGSHGQARRRAHIAHVPEDRQREGLIMDFHAWENVAFGYHRDPIYQSGMLMNNAALRADTEAKMEKFDVRPPDPWLAAKNFSGGNQQKIVVAREIERNPELLLIGQPTRGVDIGAIEFIHKQIVELRDQGKAILLVSVELEEILSLADRVAVMFDGHIMGERLPHETDEKELGLLMAGVAGEAA
- a CDS encoding AbrB family transcriptional regulator, with amino-acid sequence MADPRQSAITLVIGGIGALVALVFNMPMGLLAGPAVAVAIAGLCGVQTAIAAGFRNAGFLLVGLSIGSMIGPDSIQAMMRWPIAFFLLAILTLITPWIGRWLLPRILTFDRDEAFLGSAPGHLSLVIALADSLSLSLTRPVVLASIRLMALTLVVPLAAQAVGMDIGAGLPRGYVSTSWAWLLLQIVAALALSPILHWLKLPAPTLLAGILVAASTHLSSMTTGTLPDWLAQGALVLMGSLIGTRFSGMSWHDLSHSLLAGLAIVVLTSGLAALFAVPAAQISGLPVMDVLLGFAPGGLETMVIVAAAMGADPSFVAAAHVFRLLILAFVLTLYATHIHRLAAEESDGQRRDPRAD
- a CDS encoding ABC transporter permease → MDFLTLIQVLDSTVRLATPLLLACLAGLFSERAGIFDIGLEGKMLAAAFFSAAVAAVTGNVWLGLLSGVAASLSLSALHGLASITFRGNQLISGLAVTMLAQGFTVVIAQRWFQQGGRTPSLLTEGRFGPITFPFAEAIAGVPVIGPIYAELLSGHSILVYVAFAAVPASWWLLYRTRFGLRLRAVGENPEAVDTAGISVVGLRFAAVGICGLLCGIAGAYLATSLQAGFVKDMTAGRGYIALAALIFAKWRPWHAMGACLLFGLLQAVALRFQNIELGGITIPVQMMDALPYILTVVILAGFVGKAIPPKAGGEPYVKER
- a CDS encoding ABC transporter permease, whose protein sequence is MEKMPKWADVVLIPVISLLLAAVISALVILAIGENPVEAVKLMIDGALGSTYGWGYTLYYATNFLFTGLAVSVAFHARMFNIGGEGQAMLGGLGAALVCLYIPWPHWSMALAGGAIGAAIFGAAWAAIPAYLQAKRGSHIVITTIMFNFIAAAVLNYVLVNLLRPAGSMDPATARFPEAVHLPTLHDLLAPLGIEFSKAAPANVSFLVALAACVFVWLLIWRTKLGYEIRAYGKSEQGALYAGISPFKITMIAMLLSGALAGMMATNNVMGEAERLVLNSTEGAGFIGIAVALMGRSHPFGVFLAAILFGFLYQGGAELALWTKIPREMIVVIQALVILFTGALDNMVRMPLEKIFIALRKGKA
- a CDS encoding BMP family lipoprotein → MTLMKSLMGAAATIALTAGASLADPAIIFDLGGKFDKSFNEAAFAGATRWAEETGGTFREVELQSEAQREQALRRFAEAGSNPIVMAGFAFSDALSQVAPDYPDTKFAVIDVDWLDMPNVRGIGFQEHEGSYLVGMMAAQASKSGTVGFIGGMDIPLIRKFACGYAQGVMAANPDAKIIANMTGTTPAAWNDPVKGSELTKAQISQGADVVYAAAGGTGVGVLQTAADEGILSIGVDSNQNHLHPGKVLTSMLKRVDNAVFDAFSQGEDLESGNVHMGVANGGVGYAMDDNNAALVSADMQAAVDAASAKIASGELSVHNYMSDDSCPALNF
- the tsaB gene encoding tRNA (adenosine(37)-N6)-threonylcarbamoyltransferase complex dimerization subunit type 1 TsaB, whose translation is MSSEPLVLGFDTSAAHCAAALLRGDTIVAERLELMTRGQAERLMVLLEEVLSEGGAAWADLSAIGVGVGPGNFTGIRIGVSAARGLALGLDIPAVGVTGFEARAADGALVAIPAPREQVYAALLDQAPRLMPAQEAAEAARSAGLTFAPEATPADLAEAIARCAALRFNDNTLPPPAPLYLRAADAAPSRDVPPALIDG